A window from Acidimicrobiales bacterium encodes these proteins:
- a CDS encoding response regulator transcription factor gives MTAITGPARRVLVVDDDDDIRAVLAEVLRRAGLDVLLAASGREALRRAFESRPDAVILDLGLPDLDGMEVLRRLRDMTDLPVLVLTARGLERDKVDALLLGADDYVTKPFSNAELLARVIALLRRSTTGGGADVVERIADGDLVVDLRAKTVHLADEPVDLSPTEWQLLVTFLRHPGQVLSREQLLEHAWSDPLGVGPERVKFAVLRLRKRLGWQDPDTSPIEAVRGFGYRYRGRVPT, from the coding sequence GTGACGGCGATCACCGGGCCCGCCCGGCGGGTGCTCGTCGTCGACGACGACGACGACATCCGCGCCGTGCTCGCCGAGGTGCTGCGTCGTGCCGGACTCGACGTGCTCCTGGCCGCCTCCGGACGCGAGGCGCTGCGGCGGGCGTTCGAGAGCCGGCCCGACGCCGTGATCCTCGACCTCGGCCTCCCGGACCTCGACGGCATGGAGGTCCTGCGGCGGCTTCGGGACATGACCGACCTCCCGGTGCTCGTCCTCACCGCCCGGGGCCTCGAGCGCGACAAGGTCGACGCCCTTCTCCTGGGGGCCGACGACTACGTCACCAAGCCGTTCTCGAACGCCGAGCTCCTCGCTCGGGTGATCGCCCTCCTGCGCCGCTCCACGACCGGCGGTGGGGCCGACGTCGTCGAGCGGATCGCCGACGGCGACCTCGTGGTCGACCTCCGGGCGAAGACCGTCCACCTCGCCGACGAGCCGGTCGACCTGTCGCCCACGGAGTGGCAGCTGCTCGTCACGTTCCTGCGTCACCCCGGCCAGGTGCTCTCCCGGGAGCAGCTCCTCGAGCACGCTTGGTCCGACCCCCTCGGGGTCGGACCCGAACGGGTGAAGTTCGCGGTGCTCCGCCTGCGCAAGCGTCTCGGCTGGCAGGACCCCGACACCTCGCCGATCGAGGCCGTGCGGGGGTTCGGATACCGTTACCGGGGTCGCGTCCCCACCTGA